TGGAATGTAGAGAAACATCATATCTGGTTTGGAATAATGAGATTTGCTGATGGAGTATTTTCAACTAGAAAAGGAAATGTAATAAGACTTGAACAACTTTTAGATGAAGGAAAGAAAAGAGCTTATGATATAGTTCAAGAAAAAAATCCTGATTTATCAGAAGAAGAAAAAGATCAAATAGCAGAGGTTGTTGGAGTAGGAGCAATAAAATATGCTGACCTTTCTCAAAATAGACAAAGCCCTATTATATTTGAATGGGATAAAATACTGACTTTTGAAGGAAATACAGCTCCTTATCTTCAGTATTCTTATGCAAGAATACAATCTATATTAAGAAAAGCTGAAAGTGAAGGGAAAAGTATAACTTATGATAAAGAAATAAAAATAGAAGATAAATTAGAAAGAGCATTGGCTAATCATATAGCAGCATTTCCAATATCTGTATTAAAAGCTTCTGAAACATTTAAGCCAAATATAATTGCAGATTACTTATTTGAACTTTCTAAGAAATTCAATAGTTTCTATAATAGTTGCCCAATATTAAATCAAGAAGATGAGCTTTTATATTCAAGAGCACTTATAGCAAAAATAACAGGAGAAACTATTAAAGATGGATTATCTTTGCTTGGAATAAAAACTTTAGAGAGAATGTAGAAAAAATGTGAAAATCAATATATTTTTATTGTTTAAATGTAACTGATGTTTTGAAAAAAAATAAAATGGCTTAGAATAAAAATCTAAGTCATTTTTTGTACTGTATAAATAAAAAATGTTTAAAAATGTAAAGAATATAGTTTTTGTGGTATAATAAAAGTAGAAAAAGAATATTGAGCATATAAAAATTAAAATTTTAAAAAATATAAAAGTATGGTGAAGGCATGGGAAAAAATAAGATAGTAATAGTAAGTGGATTAAGTGGAGCTGGAAAAACTACTGCATTAAATACAATGGAAGACATGGGGTATTATGTTGTAGATAATCTACCATGTGAGGTTGGGAATTTTTTTATTAACACTTCTATTAAAAAATTAGGGTTGGGAATAGATATACGTTCATTTAAAAAAACAGATGAACTTTTTTTACTTTTGTCTGAAATGAAAAAGGCAGACATAGATTACTCTCTCATTTTTATTGAAGCCTCTGAAGAAATCATACTTAACAGATATAACTTGACTAGAAGAAGACATCCTTTAGAAGCAGCCACTCTTTTAGAAAGCATTCAAAGAGAGAAAGAGATAATGTTTCCTATAAAAGAAGTTGCAACAGGAGTGATAGACACAAGTTATATAAAGCCTAAAGAATTATCAGAAAGAGTCAGAGAAATACTTATGGTAGATGGGGAAACAAAAGATATAAATATTCATGTACAATCATTTGGCTTTAAATATGGTATTCCTATTGATCTTGATCTTCTTTTTGATGTGAGATTTCTTCCAAATCCATACTATGTAGATGAATTAAAAGAAAAAACTGGTGAAGATGAAGCAGTATCTTCTTATGTGATGAAATATAGTGAATCTCAGGAGTTTGCTCAGAGGCTTTTAAATTTGATGGATTTTCTTATTCCTAATTATATAAAAGAAGGAAAGAAACATTTAACTATAGGTATAGGGTGTAGTGGTGGGAAGCACCGTTCAGTAACTTTAGCGTCTTTGTTATACAGAGAGCTTTCTAAACAAAATAAACTGAATGTATATATTAGCCATAGAGAGAAAGAGAGAGGAAATTGGTAGAGAGTAAAATAGATATAAAAAAAATAGATATACCTGAGAATCCAGGAGTATATCTGATGAAGAAAAATGGAAAGGTAATTTATGTAGGAAAAGCTAAAAATTTAAAGAACAGGGTATCTTCATATTTTAATAGAGAACATGAAAATGAAAAGACAAAAGAGCTTGTAAAAAATATAGAAGATATAGAATTTATTATGTGTAACAGTGAAATAGATGCTTTTGTTCTTGAA
Above is a window of Fusobacterium varium DNA encoding:
- a CDS encoding glmZ(sRNA)-inactivating NTPase yields the protein MGKNKIVIVSGLSGAGKTTALNTMEDMGYYVVDNLPCEVGNFFINTSIKKLGLGIDIRSFKKTDELFLLLSEMKKADIDYSLIFIEASEEIILNRYNLTRRRHPLEAATLLESIQREKEIMFPIKEVATGVIDTSYIKPKELSERVREILMVDGETKDINIHVQSFGFKYGIPIDLDLLFDVRFLPNPYYVDELKEKTGEDEAVSSYVMKYSESQEFAQRLLNLMDFLIPNYIKEGKKHLTIGIGCSGGKHRSVTLASLLYRELSKQNKLNVYISHREKERGNW